The Streptomyces sp. NBC_01353 genome contains a region encoding:
- the katG gene encoding catalase/peroxidase HPI has translation MSGSESENPAISSPTPTETRPKTNRDWWPNQLDLQVLHQHSPQSNPMDEDFDYAAEFATLDVDALKRDVMEVMTTSQDWWPADYGHYGPLFIRMSWHAAGTYRIEDGRGGGGSGAQRFAPLNSWPDNASLDKARRLLWPVKQKYGRKISWADLLVFAGNCAMDSMGFKTFGFGFGRPDIWEPEEIFWGPEDTWLGDERYSGDRELSGPFGAVQMGLIYVNPEGPNGNPDPIAAARDIRETFARMAMNDEETVALIIGGHTFGKCHGAVDPEYIGPEPEAAPIEQQAIGWRNSYGSGKGADTLTSGLEGAWTSEPTKWDNGYLDNLFRYEWELTTSPAGAHQWTPTDPSAQGTVPDAHDPSKRHAPMMLTTDLSLKLDPIYGPISKSFHENPDRLAEAFAKAWYKLLHRDMGPLSRYLGPWIPEPQLWQDPVPAADHRLVGDAEIADLKRRILASDLSISQLVTTAWASAASFRGTDKRGGANGARIRLAPQKDWEVNDLPEVAGVVRTLDQIRQAFNDSQTGGVKVSLADLIVLGGCAAVEQAAKNAGHAVTVPFSPGRTDASQEQTDVEAFAVLEPRADAFRNYLRAGEKLPPETLLLDRANLLTLTAPEMTVLIGGMRALNTGFKQSRHGVFTDRPETLSNDFFVNLLDMDTEWKASTATENVFEGRNRATGEAKWTATAVDLVFGSNSQLRALSEVYASEDAGEKLVRDFVAAWDKVMNLDRFDLS, from the coding sequence GTGTCCGGCAGCGAAAGCGAGAACCCGGCAATCTCCTCACCGACCCCGACGGAGACTCGCCCCAAGACGAACCGGGACTGGTGGCCGAATCAGCTGGACCTTCAGGTCCTCCACCAGCACTCGCCTCAGTCCAATCCGATGGATGAGGATTTCGACTACGCGGCGGAGTTCGCGACCCTGGACGTCGACGCGCTGAAGCGGGACGTCATGGAGGTGATGACGACGTCGCAGGACTGGTGGCCTGCCGACTACGGCCACTACGGTCCGCTCTTCATCCGGATGAGCTGGCACGCGGCGGGAACGTACCGCATCGAGGACGGCCGGGGCGGTGGCGGCTCCGGCGCTCAGCGTTTCGCCCCGCTCAACAGCTGGCCGGACAACGCGAGCCTCGACAAGGCTCGCCGTCTGCTCTGGCCGGTCAAGCAGAAGTACGGGCGGAAGATCTCCTGGGCCGATCTTCTGGTTTTCGCCGGCAACTGCGCCATGGATTCCATGGGGTTCAAGACGTTCGGGTTCGGGTTCGGGCGACCGGACATCTGGGAACCGGAGGAGATCTTCTGGGGGCCGGAAGACACCTGGCTCGGAGATGAGCGCTACAGCGGTGACCGGGAACTGTCCGGTCCTTTCGGTGCCGTGCAGATGGGACTGATCTACGTCAATCCGGAGGGGCCGAACGGAAATCCGGATCCGATCGCTGCCGCCCGGGACATTCGCGAGACGTTCGCGCGTATGGCCATGAATGACGAGGAGACGGTCGCGCTCATCATCGGCGGCCACACGTTCGGCAAGTGCCATGGCGCGGTCGATCCCGAATACATCGGCCCGGAACCCGAGGCCGCTCCGATCGAACAACAGGCCATCGGCTGGCGGAACTCGTACGGCAGCGGCAAGGGGGCCGACACGCTCACCAGCGGTCTTGAGGGCGCATGGACCTCGGAGCCGACGAAGTGGGACAACGGGTACCTGGACAATCTCTTCCGGTACGAGTGGGAGCTGACGACGAGCCCGGCCGGCGCGCACCAGTGGACTCCCACGGATCCGTCGGCCCAGGGCACGGTGCCCGATGCCCATGATCCGTCGAAGCGGCACGCTCCCATGATGCTGACGACGGACCTCTCGCTGAAGCTGGATCCGATCTACGGTCCGATCTCGAAGAGCTTCCACGAGAACCCGGACCGGCTCGCTGAGGCGTTCGCCAAGGCGTGGTACAAGCTGCTGCACCGTGACATGGGGCCCCTCTCGCGCTATCTCGGTCCGTGGATTCCCGAGCCGCAGCTGTGGCAGGACCCGGTCCCCGCGGCCGATCACCGGCTGGTCGGAGACGCGGAGATCGCCGACCTCAAGAGGAGGATCCTCGCCTCGGACCTGTCCATCTCCCAGCTGGTCACCACCGCTTGGGCGTCGGCGGCGAGCTTCCGCGGCACCGACAAGCGCGGCGGGGCCAACGGTGCACGGATCCGGCTCGCGCCGCAGAAGGACTGGGAGGTCAACGACCTCCCCGAGGTGGCCGGGGTGGTGCGGACCCTCGATCAGATCCGGCAGGCGTTCAACGACTCCCAGACCGGCGGGGTGAAGGTCTCGCTCGCCGACCTGATCGTCCTGGGCGGCTGCGCGGCCGTCGAGCAGGCCGCGAAGAACGCCGGGCACGCCGTCACGGTCCCGTTCTCGCCGGGGCGTACGGATGCCTCGCAGGAGCAGACCGACGTGGAGGCGTTCGCCGTGCTCGAACCGAGGGCGGATGCGTTCCGCAACTACCTCCGGGCGGGAGAGAAGCTGCCGCCGGAGACTCTCCTGCTGGACCGCGCCAACCTGTTGACGCTGACCGCGCCCGAGATGACGGTTCTGATCGGCGGGATGCGGGCCCTGAACACGGGCTTCAAGCAGTCCCGGCACGGCGTGTTCACCGACCGGCCGGAGACGCTGAGCAACGACTTCTTCGTGAACCTGCTCGACATGGACACGGAGTGGAAGGCGTCGACCGCGACGGAGAACGTGTTCGAAGGCCGGAATCGCGCCACGGGCGAAGCCAAGTGGACCGCCACCGCCGTCGACCTCGTCTTCGGTTCGAACTCCCAGCTCCGGGCACTCTCGGAGGTCTACGCCTCCGAGGACGCGGGAGAGAAGCTCGTACGGGACTTCGTGGCGGCATGGGACAAGGTGATGAACCTCGATCGGTTCGACCTGTCCTGA
- a CDS encoding mucoidy inhibitor MuiA family protein has protein sequence MSTDSKPTAGPVPTTVPVPVTAVTCLEDRAHIERSVVLDLQAGVQRLRLGPVSALAVDRTLHAELTADHPATVLDVRIVRSWTPRGPQPSLDEDSALRLHVHALEEERFALMQRRDRLYTRLDLLGRLAADLLREIGEGAGSGESEGRRWVAELDRVDAEREAYGEQLRTVEARLTGLATELGEAQRAMDISEEEPAELVGHIELTVEAAVAGPVGLRLTHLVPCALWRPAYRAVLEGDSLTLETDATVWQRTGEDWSDVRLTLSTARSALATEPPSLGEDRLTLKDRTAAERRTVDVELREEEIGDLGPVPVLGLPGVDDGGEARVLKSPAMVSVPSDGRAHRVTLSVFTAPASSEYACSPEVSPLVTQVVRFDNRSGHVLLAGPVDLVRGSGFSGRGTLDFTTPGAPVELAFGSRDDHRVVRETEESRDSAGIMQRTVVTRTVRLHLSRFSAPGEHGERVVVLRERIPVSEVSAVEVRLRKEACSPAPDVVDAEGIVRWDVALPPGGRRTVTLVYELVASAKVAGI, from the coding sequence ATGTCCACGGACTCGAAGCCGACCGCCGGTCCCGTCCCCACCACCGTCCCGGTCCCCGTCACCGCCGTCACCTGCCTGGAGGACCGCGCCCACATCGAGCGCTCCGTCGTGCTCGATCTGCAGGCAGGCGTCCAACGGCTGCGTCTCGGGCCGGTCAGCGCACTGGCCGTCGACCGCACGCTCCACGCCGAGCTGACCGCCGATCACCCCGCGACCGTGCTCGACGTACGGATCGTCCGCAGCTGGACGCCCAGGGGGCCGCAGCCGTCCCTCGACGAGGACTCCGCCCTGCGCCTCCACGTGCACGCCCTCGAGGAGGAGCGCTTCGCCCTGATGCAGCGCCGCGACCGGCTGTATACCCGGCTCGATCTGCTCGGCCGCCTCGCCGCCGATCTGCTGCGGGAGATCGGCGAGGGCGCCGGGTCGGGCGAGTCGGAAGGACGGCGCTGGGTCGCCGAGTTGGACCGGGTGGACGCCGAGCGCGAGGCGTACGGCGAGCAACTCCGCACCGTGGAGGCCCGGCTGACCGGGCTCGCCACCGAACTCGGGGAGGCCCAGCGGGCCATGGACATCTCGGAGGAGGAGCCCGCCGAGCTGGTCGGCCACATAGAGCTGACGGTGGAGGCCGCGGTCGCGGGGCCGGTCGGGTTGCGCCTGACCCATCTCGTCCCGTGTGCGCTGTGGCGGCCCGCCTATCGGGCCGTGCTCGAAGGGGACTCGCTGACGCTGGAGACCGACGCGACGGTCTGGCAGCGTACGGGCGAGGACTGGTCGGACGTACGGCTGACGTTGTCGACGGCGCGGTCGGCGCTGGCCACCGAACCGCCGTCGCTGGGCGAGGACCGGCTGACGCTGAAGGACCGAACGGCGGCCGAGCGCCGCACGGTCGACGTCGAGCTGCGCGAGGAGGAGATCGGGGACCTCGGCCCGGTGCCGGTGCTCGGTCTGCCGGGGGTGGACGACGGTGGCGAGGCGCGGGTCCTGAAGTCCCCCGCCATGGTCTCCGTGCCCTCGGACGGCCGCGCCCACCGAGTGACGCTCTCCGTCTTCACCGCGCCCGCGAGCAGCGAGTACGCCTGCTCGCCCGAGGTGTCTCCGCTGGTCACGCAGGTGGTGCGGTTCGACAACCGGTCCGGCCATGTGCTGCTCGCCGGGCCCGTGGACCTGGTCCGCGGCAGCGGATTCAGCGGCCGCGGCACGCTGGACTTCACCACCCCCGGCGCCCCGGTCGAGCTCGCCTTCGGCAGCCGCGACGATCATCGGGTGGTCCGGGAGACCGAGGAGTCCCGCGACTCCGCCGGGATCATGCAGCGGACGGTCGTCACCCGCACGGTCCGGCTGCACCTGTCCCGGTTCTCCGCCCCGGGAGAGCACGGCGAGCGGGTGGTCGTCCTCCGGGAGCGGATCCCGGTCTCCGAGGTCTCGGCGGTGGAGGTACGCCTGCGCAAGGAGGCATGCTCCCCGGCGCCCGACGTGGTCGACGCCGAAGGCATCGTCCGCTGGGACGTCGCCCTCCCGCCCGGCGGCCGCCGTACCGTCACCCTGGTCTACGAGTTGGTGGCGAGCGCCAAGGTCGCCGGGATCTGA
- a CDS encoding DUF4139 domain-containing protein, producing MTAGTAQNWGSTLDSVVVYAQGALCRRLARGSVPPGGRVRVTGLPRSLDPGSLRARVLGAPGVRVTEARMEVEAEPLGPDTGTDIDAGNGTGSRDALRREVERLRDAYAAARGRRDRQLSLIEEVRGLHPVPPPREPEDPHRRTPVDAWLELAEFVDERLAGLHTRLVELEQALLQLEHELTVAADKLARASTDAPPAHVETTVSAVLTLDGTGVTDEVEVELEYGVPGAVWVPAYRLTHRQGDGTGRLVLRASVAQRTGEDWTGVRIALATADLRRRTDLPKLRSIRIGRRQPAPVPSGWREPPAGLADLFAGYEAAGPRPVTTAAPAASRTGSASGPVPPPPPPPAPQGFGGPPSGLPVPGSAYGSSPDVYGGAMADQARPAPAQPAYGQPSPARPAAPSQPGGRPRGGGFAGAPAPRAPAAMAPPAPGAAAPPPPPPPPAGPPQPSGAELDYAALVLSGPDEPGGRRGRLFPTSPHDAVAADHRRRAEAVAALPLPGHAVRPRESAGSFDHRFDAAARADVPSDGTWHTVTVGEIPVGLRTEYLCVPSVEPTVYATLVLSNATDQALLAGPVEVTVDDDFLLTAALPTLAPGGVRRVGLGPAEGIRVTRRTNVNESTAGLRNNVTVLDHRVHVELANGLARPVTVEVRERVPVASEPDIRIEERADWTTPADGAGTEHHAPGTRVWRVDLPAGGTTALDGGYEIRIPAGKALVGGNRRS from the coding sequence ATGACGGCTGGGACGGCACAGAACTGGGGATCGACCCTCGATTCGGTCGTGGTGTACGCGCAGGGCGCTCTCTGCCGCCGTCTGGCCCGTGGCAGCGTGCCGCCGGGCGGCCGGGTGCGGGTGACGGGACTGCCCCGCTCGCTGGACCCCGGCTCGCTGCGGGCCCGCGTCCTGGGCGCCCCCGGGGTGCGCGTCACCGAGGCCCGGATGGAGGTCGAGGCGGAGCCGCTCGGCCCCGACACAGGCACGGACATCGACGCCGGCAACGGCACCGGCTCGCGCGACGCGTTGCGGCGCGAGGTCGAGCGGCTGCGCGACGCGTACGCGGCGGCGCGGGGACGCCGGGACCGACAACTGAGCCTCATCGAGGAGGTCCGGGGTCTGCACCCGGTGCCGCCGCCCCGCGAGCCCGAGGACCCGCACCGCCGCACCCCGGTCGACGCGTGGCTGGAACTCGCCGAGTTCGTCGACGAACGGCTGGCGGGCCTGCACACCCGCCTCGTCGAGCTGGAGCAGGCACTGCTCCAGCTCGAGCACGAACTCACCGTCGCCGCTGACAAGCTCGCCCGCGCCTCCACCGACGCACCGCCGGCGCATGTGGAGACCACGGTCTCCGCTGTCCTGACCCTCGACGGCACCGGTGTCACGGACGAGGTGGAAGTGGAGTTGGAGTACGGAGTGCCGGGTGCCGTATGGGTGCCTGCGTACCGTCTCACCCATCGTCAGGGCGACGGCACCGGCCGTCTGGTGCTGCGCGCCTCGGTCGCCCAGCGCACCGGCGAGGACTGGACCGGGGTACGCATCGCCCTGGCCACCGCCGACCTTCGGCGCCGCACCGACCTGCCGAAGCTCCGCTCGATCCGGATCGGACGCCGTCAGCCCGCACCCGTGCCTTCCGGCTGGCGCGAGCCTCCGGCGGGCCTCGCCGACCTGTTCGCCGGGTACGAGGCGGCCGGCCCCCGCCCTGTCACGACCGCCGCACCGGCGGCTTCCCGGACCGGCTCCGCGTCCGGTCCCGTACCGCCTCCACCGCCACCACCCGCGCCACAGGGCTTCGGCGGGCCGCCCTCGGGGCTCCCGGTCCCGGGCAGCGCGTACGGCTCCTCCCCCGACGTCTACGGGGGCGCGATGGCCGACCAGGCCAGGCCGGCTCCCGCACAGCCGGCCTACGGGCAGCCGTCCCCCGCGCGGCCGGCGGCCCCCTCACAGCCTGGCGGCAGGCCGCGTGGCGGCGGCTTCGCAGGTGCGCCGGCCCCTAGGGCCCCCGCTGCCATGGCCCCGCCGGCTCCTGGCGCGGCCGCGCCGCCACCTCCTCCGCCTCCGCCGGCCGGTCCGCCGCAGCCGAGCGGCGCCGAGCTGGACTACGCCGCTCTCGTCCTGAGCGGCCCCGACGAGCCGGGCGGTCGCCGAGGGCGGCTGTTCCCCACGTCGCCCCATGACGCGGTGGCGGCCGACCACCGCCGTCGTGCCGAGGCGGTGGCCGCGCTGCCGCTGCCCGGGCACGCCGTTCGGCCCCGCGAGTCGGCGGGCTCCTTCGACCACCGCTTCGATGCCGCCGCCCGCGCCGACGTTCCGTCGGACGGCACCTGGCACACCGTCACCGTCGGGGAGATTCCGGTCGGTCTGCGCACCGAGTACCTCTGCGTGCCGTCCGTGGAGCCGACCGTCTACGCGACGCTGGTGCTCTCCAACGCCACCGACCAGGCTCTGTTGGCGGGCCCGGTGGAGGTCACCGTCGACGACGACTTCCTGCTGACCGCCGCGCTGCCCACGCTCGCCCCCGGCGGTGTCCGCCGGGTGGGGCTCGGGCCGGCCGAGGGCATCCGGGTGACCCGCCGTACGAACGTGAACGAGTCCACCGCGGGCCTGCGCAACAACGTCACCGTGCTCGACCACCGCGTCCATGTGGAGCTGGCCAACGGTCTTGCTCGGCCCGTCACCGTCGAGGTCCGCGAGCGGGTTCCGGTCGCCTCCGAACCGGACATCCGGATCGAGGAGCGGGCGGACTGGACGACACCCGCCGACGGGGCCGGGACCGAGCACCATGCCCCGGGCACCCGCGTCTGGCGGGTGGACCTGCCCGCCGGTGGCACCACCGCCCTCGACGGCGGCTACGAGATCCGTATCCCGGCCGGCAAAGCCCTGGTCGGCGGCAACCGCAGGAGCTGA
- a CDS encoding glutamate--cysteine ligase, translating into MGRDVPALEFTREDRRRFRNKVHSCLDVFATMLRESRFDFERPQVGLELELNLVDGAAEPAMRSTEVLEAIADPTWSTELGRFNLEINIEPRRLIAGGPDSWEQEIREALNHAEEKAAAIGAHLVMIGILPTLELKDAGPDSLSGDPRYHLLNEQIFAARGEDLLISVDGVEKLRTHAETITPEAACTSTQFHLQVSPDEFADYWNAAQAVAGVQVALAANSPFLFSKELWRETRIPLFEQATDTRPDELKVQGVRPRVWFGERWITSVFDLFEENARYFPALLPLCDDEDPEETLADGGIPGLSELTLHNGTVYRWNRPVYAVVDGVPHLRVENRVLPAGPTVADVLANGAFYYGLTRALVDEDRPVWSRMSFSAAEDNLHAAARHGIDAHVYWPGMGEVPVTELVLRRLLPLANRGLEQMGMEAARREPLLGVIEQRCVSGRNGAVWQSEMFHHIHDIDHADRHQALRRMTLQYIEYMHLNAPAHTWPVD; encoded by the coding sequence ATGGGACGTGATGTCCCGGCGCTGGAGTTCACCCGTGAAGACCGTCGCCGGTTCCGGAACAAGGTGCACTCGTGCCTCGACGTGTTCGCGACGATGCTGCGTGAGTCGCGGTTCGACTTCGAGCGGCCGCAGGTCGGCCTGGAGCTCGAACTGAACCTCGTGGACGGCGCCGCCGAGCCCGCCATGCGCAGTACGGAAGTCCTGGAGGCGATCGCCGATCCCACCTGGTCGACCGAGCTGGGCCGCTTCAATCTGGAGATCAACATCGAGCCGCGGCGGCTGATCGCGGGCGGTCCCGACTCCTGGGAGCAGGAGATCCGCGAGGCGCTCAACCACGCCGAGGAGAAGGCCGCGGCGATCGGTGCGCATCTGGTCATGATCGGCATCCTGCCGACACTGGAGCTGAAGGACGCGGGCCCCGACTCGCTGTCCGGGGATCCGCGGTACCACCTGCTGAACGAGCAGATCTTCGCCGCACGGGGTGAGGACCTGCTGATCTCGGTGGACGGGGTGGAGAAGCTGCGGACCCATGCGGAGACGATCACGCCGGAGGCGGCGTGCACCAGCACCCAGTTCCACCTCCAGGTCTCGCCCGACGAGTTCGCGGACTACTGGAACGCCGCCCAGGCCGTGGCGGGGGTGCAGGTGGCCCTGGCGGCGAACTCTCCGTTCCTGTTCTCCAAGGAGCTGTGGCGCGAGACGCGCATTCCGCTCTTCGAGCAGGCCACCGACACCCGGCCGGACGAGCTCAAGGTGCAGGGAGTACGGCCGCGGGTCTGGTTCGGCGAGCGGTGGATCACCTCCGTCTTCGACCTCTTCGAGGAGAACGCCCGCTACTTCCCGGCACTGTTGCCCCTGTGCGACGACGAAGACCCGGAGGAGACGCTCGCCGACGGCGGGATCCCCGGACTGTCCGAGCTCACCCTGCACAACGGGACGGTCTACCGCTGGAACCGCCCCGTCTACGCCGTGGTCGACGGCGTACCGCATCTGCGGGTGGAGAACCGGGTGCTGCCCGCGGGTCCCACGGTGGCCGACGTGCTGGCGAACGGTGCCTTCTACTACGGGCTGACCCGGGCCCTGGTCGACGAGGACCGGCCCGTCTGGTCACGGATGTCCTTCTCGGCCGCGGAGGACAACCTCCATGCCGCCGCGCGCCACGGCATCGACGCGCACGTGTACTGGCCCGGGATGGGCGAGGTTCCGGTGACCGAGCTGGTGCTGAGGCGCCTGCTGCCGCTGGCGAACCGCGGGCTCGAGCAGATGGGCATGGAGGCGGCCCGGCGGGAGCCGCTGCTCGGGGTCATCGAGCAGCGGTGCGTCAGCGGCCGTAACGGCGCGGTGTGGCAGTCCGAGATGTTCCACCACATCCACGACATCGACCACGCGGACCGGCACCAGGCGCTGCGGCGAATGACCCTGCAGTACATCGAGTACATGCATTTGAACGCTCCGGCGCACACCTGGCCGGTCGACTGA
- a CDS encoding MFS transporter: protein MTDTPPTSLDPTPAPAGPPPLPSRRPLRQLLAASVGNAVEWYDWYAYTFLAAYIANQVFPKSSGNSLVPLLSTFAVFAVGFFMRPVGGLLMGAVADRRGRRTALTATILLMGGSSLLVGLTPTYAAAGVLAPVVLVIARLLQGLSVGGEFAASTTFLVESAGPGRRGLFSSFQYVSTSAGQLAASGIAALLVGVLGEDRMNGWGWRIPFLLGAVLSLAGFWIRRGAEETRSVALRDAPRPGLFDALRHHPRASLLIGGITAGGTLAYYTWTSYLPTYAELNTGIDKADALLAGTLSLAFFALLQPVGGLLSDRFGRKPSLLFFGLGFAALGVPLLRALDGSFLSLLLVQCAGMVLLTGFTSISAAVNAEMFPARVRAAGIGFPYSLTVAVFGGTAPYVGTLFKELDRPGLFPWYVAVLCLVSSAVYLRLPETAHKELDR from the coding sequence ATGACAGACACGCCTCCGACGAGCCTCGACCCCACCCCCGCTCCCGCCGGCCCGCCGCCGCTCCCGTCCCGGCGGCCGTTACGGCAGTTGCTGGCGGCCTCGGTCGGCAACGCGGTCGAGTGGTACGACTGGTACGCGTACACCTTCCTGGCCGCGTACATCGCGAACCAGGTCTTCCCCAAGAGCTCCGGGAACTCCCTGGTCCCGCTCCTGTCGACGTTCGCGGTCTTCGCCGTCGGCTTCTTCATGCGCCCGGTCGGCGGCCTCCTCATGGGCGCGGTCGCGGACCGGCGCGGCCGACGGACCGCGCTCACCGCCACCATCCTGCTGATGGGCGGCAGCAGCCTCCTGGTCGGTCTGACCCCGACGTACGCCGCCGCCGGCGTCCTCGCCCCGGTCGTGCTCGTCATCGCCCGACTGCTGCAAGGACTGTCGGTGGGAGGGGAGTTCGCGGCCTCGACCACCTTCCTCGTCGAGTCGGCCGGACCCGGCAGGCGCGGCCTGTTCTCGTCCTTCCAGTACGTCTCCACCTCCGCCGGACAGCTCGCCGCCTCCGGCATCGCCGCCCTGCTCGTCGGCGTGCTCGGGGAGGACCGGATGAACGGCTGGGGCTGGCGGATCCCCTTCCTGCTCGGCGCGGTGCTCAGCCTCGCCGGCTTCTGGATCCGCCGGGGTGCCGAGGAGACCCGGAGCGTCGCGCTGCGCGACGCTCCCCGGCCCGGGCTCTTCGACGCTCTGCGCCACCACCCCCGCGCCTCGCTGCTCATCGGCGGCATCACGGCCGGCGGCACCCTCGCGTACTACACGTGGACGTCCTACCTGCCGACGTACGCGGAGCTCAACACCGGGATCGACAAAGCGGACGCGCTGCTCGCCGGGACCTTGTCCCTGGCGTTCTTCGCCCTGCTGCAACCGGTCGGCGGGCTGCTCTCCGACCGCTTCGGACGCAAACCGTCCCTGCTCTTCTTCGGGCTCGGCTTCGCGGCCCTCGGTGTGCCGCTGCTGCGCGCGCTCGACGGCTCGTTCCTCTCCCTTCTCCTGGTGCAGTGCGCGGGCATGGTGTTGCTGACCGGCTTCACCTCGATCTCGGCGGCCGTGAACGCCGAGATGTTCCCCGCCCGGGTGCGGGCGGCCGGGATCGGCTTCCCGTACTCGCTGACGGTCGCGGTCTTCGGTGGGACGGCACCGTACGTCGGGACGCTCTTCAAGGAGCTGGACCGCCCCGGTCTGTTCCCCTGGTACGTGGCCGTCCTGTGCCTGGTCTCCTCGGCGGTGTATCTCCGTCTGCCGGAGACCGCCCACAAGGAACTGGATCGCTGA
- the thpR gene encoding RNA 2',3'-cyclic phosphodiesterase → MNEKIQAPTVRVFIALAPPDDAKEELAQALRPAYDAYPTTRWNRIEDWHITLAFLGEVSTATIPLLREPLAHLAETRRPLRLALRGAGCFDERVLWSGIDGDLEGLHLLAADVRAVVKDCGIAFEDRPLRPHLTLARSRRDDPAGVVQVAAGLATFTGRPWHAERLHLVGSNFGRGPGPIRYRDIEAWDFTGSR, encoded by the coding sequence GTGAACGAAAAGATCCAGGCCCCGACCGTCCGCGTGTTCATAGCGCTCGCGCCGCCCGACGACGCGAAGGAAGAGCTGGCCCAGGCGCTGCGGCCCGCCTACGACGCGTACCCGACCACGCGGTGGAACCGCATCGAGGACTGGCACATCACCCTGGCATTCCTCGGAGAGGTGTCCACCGCGACCATTCCGCTCCTGCGAGAGCCGCTCGCGCATCTCGCGGAGACGCGTCGGCCCTTGCGGCTGGCACTGCGCGGCGCCGGGTGCTTCGACGAGCGGGTGCTGTGGAGCGGGATCGACGGGGATCTCGAAGGGCTGCACCTGCTCGCCGCCGACGTCCGCGCCGTCGTCAAGGACTGCGGTATCGCCTTCGAGGACCGGCCTCTGCGCCCCCATCTGACGTTGGCCAGGTCCCGCCGCGACGATCCCGCCGGCGTGGTGCAGGTCGCCGCCGGACTCGCCACCTTCACCGGCCGCCCCTGGCACGCCGAACGCCTGCACCTGGTCGGCAGCAACTTCGGCCGCGGCCCTGGTCCGATCCGCTACCGGGACATCGAAGCGTGGGACTTCACCGGCAGTCGGTGA
- a CDS encoding beta-glucanase, whose amino-acid sequence MSTCQPAAEPVFTADFASLEQWTAGRSWAYPDGGPVNPRDNKLDHLVADPAYSRSGVFRATRRRDGLWDAGLLTTEGSPEGFEVRAGDVLEARVRLPEGNGAWPAIWTWRDGGQEIDFFEYHPDNPDLLELSNRVRGGYHYHRDPGVRPGGWVRLRTEFGARSVVWWVDGVEVFSDGRGVGPSWHAHLIVNLSVCAGRYHPAPDPEATELSYEVQDLRVFRPAS is encoded by the coding sequence ATGTCGACATGTCAGCCGGCCGCCGAGCCGGTCTTCACCGCCGACTTCGCCTCGCTGGAGCAATGGACGGCGGGTCGCTCCTGGGCCTATCCCGACGGCGGCCCCGTCAACCCACGGGACAACAAGCTGGACCACCTGGTGGCCGACCCCGCCTACAGCCGCTCGGGCGTCTTCCGGGCGACCCGGCGCCGCGACGGCCTGTGGGACGCGGGGCTCCTGACGACGGAGGGCAGCCCCGAGGGCTTCGAGGTCCGCGCCGGTGACGTCCTGGAGGCGCGGGTACGGCTCCCGGAGGGGAACGGCGCCTGGCCGGCGATCTGGACCTGGCGGGACGGCGGCCAGGAGATCGACTTCTTCGAGTACCACCCCGACAACCCGGATCTCCTGGAGCTGTCGAACCGGGTCCGCGGCGGATACCACTACCACCGTGACCCCGGCGTCCGGCCCGGCGGCTGGGTGCGGCTGCGCACCGAGTTCGGTGCGCGCTCGGTGGTGTGGTGGGTCGACGGCGTCGAGGTCTTCTCGGACGGACGGGGCGTCGGCCCGTCCTGGCACGCCCATCTGATCGTCAACCTCTCCGTCTGCGCCGGCCGCTACCACCCCGCGCCCGACCCCGAGGCGACGGAACTGTCCTACGAGGTCCAGGACTTGCGCGTCTTTCGACCGGCGTCCTGA
- a CDS encoding SDR family NAD(P)-dependent oxidoreductase has product MNPPTAPTVLITGATQGLGRGIALELAAQGCTVLLHGRDSGRLEAVAEEVRAAAPQVTVRTYLADLADLDQIHAMADRIRAAEPRLDALVNNAVAGGGAEPLRREVGAQGYELRFAVNHLAPYALTRALLPLFTASAPARVVNVASIGQERIDFDDVMFEEGYEGLRAYCRSKLAMIMATFELAAELEGTGVTVNTLHPAHLMDTRGVREYGLTPVTGIEEGVRPTVRLVTDPELAHTTGRYFDQFTDARAHEQAYDTDARKRLMALTDALVGGSAGPNTE; this is encoded by the coding sequence ATGAACCCACCTACCGCACCCACTGTTCTGATCACCGGCGCGACCCAGGGGCTGGGGCGCGGGATCGCGCTGGAGCTCGCCGCACAGGGCTGCACCGTCCTGCTCCATGGCAGGGACTCCGGCCGGCTCGAGGCGGTGGCGGAAGAAGTCCGCGCCGCGGCCCCGCAGGTCACCGTCCGGACCTATCTCGCCGACCTCGCGGACCTGGACCAGATTCACGCGATGGCCGACCGGATTCGCGCGGCCGAGCCCCGGCTCGACGCGCTCGTGAACAACGCGGTCGCCGGCGGCGGCGCCGAGCCGCTCCGCCGGGAGGTCGGCGCGCAGGGGTACGAACTGCGGTTCGCCGTCAACCACTTGGCGCCCTACGCCCTGACCCGGGCGCTCCTCCCCCTGTTCACCGCCTCGGCCCCCGCCCGCGTCGTCAACGTCGCCTCGATAGGGCAGGAGCGCATCGATTTCGACGACGTCATGTTCGAGGAGGGGTACGAAGGGCTGCGGGCATACTGTCGCAGCAAGCTGGCGATGATCATGGCGACCTTCGAGCTGGCGGCCGAGCTCGAAGGCACCGGAGTCACTGTCAACACCCTCCACCCCGCGCATCTGATGGACACCCGCGGAGTGCGCGAGTACGGCCTCACGCCGGTGACCGGGATCGAGGAGGGGGTGCGGCCGACCGTACGACTTGTCACCGATCCCGAGTTGGCGCACACCACCGGCCGCTACTTCGATCAGTTCACGGACGCCCGCGCCCACGAACAGGCCTACGACACGGACGCCCGCAAGCGACTCATGGCCCTGACGGACGCGCTCGTCGGCGGCTCCGCAGGCCCGAATACGGAGTGA